The sequence ATATGTGCGATGTGCAGCCCGGCAGCGTCGTCATGGTCATCGGCGGCGGCATGATCGGTCTGATCATGGTACAGCTGGCAAAAATTGCAGGCGCGCATAAGGTGATCCTGCTCGAGCCCGTCGCCGTAAAACGCGAGATGGGTGCCAAGTTGGGTGCGGATCTCTGCATCGATCCGCTAAGCGAGGATGTAAAAGCGGTGCTGGCCGCCCATCATGTGGGGCGCATCAATGCGGTGATCGAGTGCGCGGGCCTCAAGTCCACTATCGCCCAGGCGATTGACCTTGCCGGCAAACAATCCACCGTGATGATGTTCGGGCTGACCAAGCCGGATGACGAAGTGCCCATCAAGCCCTTTGAAATCTTCCAAAAGGAAGTGGTACTCAAAGCTTCCTATATTAATCCCTACACGCAAACGCGCGCGGTGGATTTGATCCAGTCCGGCAAGATCGACGTTACCTCCATGGTTGCGGAGGTCTGCTCGCTGGAGAAACTGAAAGAGGTGCTGGCCGATCCTGCGCTGCGCGCCAAGGGCAAGTATATCGTAGATCCCTGGATGGCTTAAACGAATATGCATATAAAAAAGCCCCGCCACGGCGGGGCTTTTTCTTTTTCCCTTAAAGATCAAACAGCGCTTTAGCGTTTTTATAGAGGATATTGACCCCCAAACGTTTGGCATAGGCCATATCAAAGCGCCCTTCATCCACAAGCTCGCCCAGCGCCCTAGCCAGGCAATACCGCCCGGCCAGCACCGCCCCGTAGCTCTCCTCTGAGGTCCAGGTATCGCAGCCCCACAGGATCCGCTCCGCATCCGTGACCTCCAGCGCCTCCTTGATAAAGGCTATTGCGCGGGTGGTGGAGATGATCGGCAGCCAGCACAAATCCAC is a genomic window of Luoshenia tenuis containing:
- a CDS encoding zinc-dependent alcohol dehydrogenase family protein; the encoded protein is MKSAVFYGKHDVRIEEAPQPKVGADDVLIRIAACGVCGTDVHIFEGDKGAADVTPPTILGHEFSGIVEAVGDNVKDIAVGDKVCVDPNDTCGECYYCRNGIAHFCEHMTGIGTTTDGGFAQYCSVHKKQVYKLLPEASLVACAMAEPVACCLHGFDMCDVQPGSVVMVIGGGMIGLIMVQLAKIAGAHKVILLEPVAVKREMGAKLGADLCIDPLSEDVKAVLAAHHVGRINAVIECAGLKSTIAQAIDLAGKQSTVMMFGLTKPDDEVPIKPFEIFQKEVVLKASYINPYTQTRAVDLIQSGKIDVTSMVAEVCSLEKLKEVLADPALRAKGKYIVDPWMA